A stretch of the Uranotaenia lowii strain MFRU-FL chromosome 3, ASM2978415v1, whole genome shotgun sequence genome encodes the following:
- the LOC129751340 gene encoding putative uncharacterized protein DDB_G0282133 gives MSVIIRLQNLPWSANALDVRNFFKGLSIPDGGVHIVGGEMGDAFIAFSTDEDARQAMMMNGGKIKEVQITLLLSSRAEMQKVIEEARRTTLSFMQLSSQGSQPTLVAPKVTSSPTQPVQQHLQQQQQQQQHPKPQPPVISLSGFLAQNLNQQKAQGIYSEIPGLGFLTTGGAGLFQTNAPAAGLFSALNAQGYGATTAAGANSAFTQLSEQLKKATEAENAAANKNEFGSLSGNVKGDSGQKRDSGLKKDSMVKRDSGEKSSRYSRSTSRDRDRKRSSRDRSRSRSRDRGRRRSGRDRSRSRSRDRRSRSRSRDRRDRRRRSRSRDIRDNRTRDRSREKEVKPSIKEPKVSRFSDRTDIKPMVPVVKPLSIPPVIKPQPSFISPWETPIQQNLMKLATGNVDPRSTVASPNLPAALLSNQNEKLSQNQNNLASSTVAPSFQNAMFPAVNYGTFQASKPLTHEHINKLQELQTRRDPRIFQQTGGNGNGFGQNNSFGLAQKNNRPNNNEDRYGGDQSSNDSYSRGGGRDSDYHDRRSSPQSDQEDDLSQSVKISNLETATGYGEIRRFFYGQSISSSGIKMINDRNGRRTGVAFVRFLRRDGKRYAMSRDGMLLRRSAVKIESISNKEFEEAVDSYRPGYDDDDNSWSAKDNRNTDDVTNIEDDSSSAAVVSGSLVIPNLPNMTTEVDVMRMFSDFTVMQVLVIKNYKNPKQLDGYAKFGKPEDAKRACESTHKHYIRSRRVFVKPCSAIEYDAAKNEYDMPMNNEDDSNDAESQDKEDIAVVLDDSTQEVIEIPSENTKPSQEVHMDLVDDEDTEQEQQIDTVELGDDSNDNKDNDVQETGFGGSEQWDEEQNCSQFGNRDPRSRFDGNNQQSQQTQPHEQAPKPQRFGSGPGFGGDFNRDPRRRQDFSNVPQNQQQNNNNQNSNFDQQNNDNFGNNQSQPWSNQMNNRDDYNRNNFNDNNDQDCIESRCIFINNLLFTMQEPELQQYFNQERINVKQARMLRKPNGRATGEALVEFQSPQEAEKAMMRNYSQISGRKAFFKRLSRDHIMEIINRFNQEPGPFGGGPRFPQSGPRFDNNNFGGRNNFNNQNFGNNDFRGNNFGNNNFNNRGFGNNNWMNNQFGNNNNFGNNANPGNYGNNEANNSGNSFDQFSNNGNNDANNFNKNFSNNENSEDEHNLENEKFSDNSSNNPDSQDKSECESPEDNSQSNDVVESTDCVEEPMENGSAEANSNNSPKTDAPEDPPVRQPNSHDSEHTFDYSEPTMDGFSVQDSETSEAPKEDQSEQAQVDHQEPSDQNSQRSEKVEDNQQQQQQQHQQEQQQQQHPISGNIMSLANLPFRASNEEIVKFFGQYNITLDDVKRKYLPDGRSTGYAMVRFRSANDAESALKSHQKQSMQGRTVRMWIMDD, from the coding sequence TACGGACGAAGATGCACGCCAGGCGATGATGATGAATGGCGGCAAAATTAAGGAGGTACAAATCACGTTGCTTCTTTCATCGCGTGCCGAAATGCAAAAGGTCATCGAGGAAGCACGTCGCACCACGCTGTCGTTTATGCAACTGTCCTCCCAGGGTAGTCAACCGACTCTTGTAGCTCCAAAGGTGACCTCTTCTCCCACGCAACCGGTGCAACAGcatctgcagcagcagcagcagcaacaacagcatcCAAAACCTCAACCGCCAGTCATAAGCTTGTCCGGATTCTTGGCGCAAAATTTGAACCAGCAAAAAGCTCAAGGCATCTATTCGGAAATTCCTGGATTAGGATTTTTAACGACTGGTGGGGCTGGACTATTCCAGACCAATGCTCCCGCTGCTGGATTATTTTCGGCACTCAATGCTCAAGGCTACGGAGCAACCACGGCGGCGGGTGCCAATTCAGCCTTTACACAACTTTCGGAGCAACTAAAAAAAGCTACTGAAGCAGAGAATGCTGCCgcaaacaaaaatgaatttggCAGTTTGTCTGGCAATGTAAAAGGGGATTCAGGACAGAAAAGGGATTCTGGATTGAAGAAAGATTCTATGGTGAAGCGAGATTCTGGAGAAAAGTCAAGCCGGTACAGCAGATCGACGTCGAGGGACCGTGACCGGAAACGATCTTCGCGCGATCGATCGCGTTCGAGGAGTCGGGATCGTGGCAGACGTCGAAGTGGCCGTGATCGCAGTCGCAGCAGAAGCCGTGATCGGCGTAGCAGAAGCAGAAGCAGAGATCGCCGGGACAGAAGGCGCCGTTCACGATCACGTGATATACGAGATAATCGCACGAGAGACCGAAGCCGTGAAAAGGAGGTTAAACCTTCAATCAAAGAGCCAAAGGTTTCTCGTTTCAGCGATCGTACAGATATCAAACCCATGGTGCCTGTTGTGAAGCCGCTGTCTATCCCACCCGTCATTAAACCCCAACCTTCGTTTATCAGTCCTTGGGAAACGCCGATACAACAGAATTTGATGAAGTTGGCTACTGGCAACGTGGACCCTAGATCAACAGTTGCAAGTCCAAACCTCCCAGCAGCTCTGTTGTCCAACCAAAATGAGAAACttagtcaaaatcaaaataatctagCAAGTAGCACCGTAGCGCCCTCCTTCCAGAACGCAATGTTCCCAGCTGTTAACTATGGCACCTTCCAGGCCTCAAAGCCGCTGACACACGAACACATCAACAAACTGCAAGAGTTGCAAACTAGGAGGGATCCTAGGATTTTCCAACAGACAGGTGGAAATGGCAATGGTTTTGGTCAGAACAATTCATTTGGATTGGCTCAGAAGAACAACCGACCCAACAATAACGAAGACAGATACGGAGGTGATCAGTCATCGAATGATAGCTATTCTCGAGGAGGCGGTCGCGATTCAGATTATCATGATCGTAGATCCAGCCCGCAATCTGACCAAGAAGATGATTTGAGTCAATCGGTGAAAATTTCCAATCTTGAGACTGCAACAGGATATGGCGAAATTAGGAGATTTTTCTATGGTCAGTCCATTTCTAGTAGTGGAATCAAGATGATAAACGATCGCAATGGTCGTCGAACAGGCGTTGCTTTTGTTCGGTTCTTGCGAAGGGACGGAAAACGCTATGCCATGTCCAGAGATGGGATGCTACTTCGCCGCTCTGCTGTTAAGATCGAATCTATCAGCAATAAGGAATTCGAAGAAGCTGTTGATTCCTACCGCCCAggttatgatgatgatgataatagCTGGAGTGCGAAAGACAATCGAAACACAGACGACGTCACAAACATTGAAGATGATTCTAGTTCAGCAGCAGTTGTATCGGGTTCGTTAGTCATCCCAAATCTGCCAAACATGACAACAGAAGTGGATGTCATGAGAATGTTCTCGGATTTCACTGTGATgcaagttttggtgataaaaaattacaaaaatccaaaacagcTAGATGGTTACGCCAAGTTTGGAAAACCGGAGGATGCGAAACGAGCCTGTGAAAGTACCCATAAGCATTACATTAGAAGTCGGCGAGTTTTTGTGAAGCCGTGCAGTGCTATTGAATATGATGCGGCCAAAAACGAGTATGATATGCCAATGAATAACGAAGACGACAGCAATGATGCGGAATCACAGGACAAAGAAGACATAGCCGTTGTTCTCGATGACTCTACACAAGAAGTTATCGAGATACCTAGTGAAAATACCAAGCCTTCACAAGAAGTTCACATGGATTTGGTCGACGACGAAGATACGGAACAAGAACAGCAGATAGACACCGTGGAACTGGGCGATGATTCAAATGATAACAAGGATAATGACGTTCAAGAAACAGGATTTGGAGGCTCTGAACAGTGGGACGAAGAACAAAACTGCTCTCAGTTTGGGAATCGTGATCCAAGGTCTAGGTTTGACGGAAATAACCAACAATCTCAACAAACGCAACCCCATGAGCAAGCGCCCAAGCCACAACGTTTTGGATCAGGTCCAGGGTTCGGTGGTGACTTCAACAGAGATCCGCGTCGTCGTCAAGATTTTTCGAATGTTCCTCAAAATCAGCAACAGAATAACAATAATCAAAATTCTAATTTCGACCAACAAAATAATGATAACTTCGGCAATAATCAATCTCAGCCTTGGTCAAATCAAATGAACAACCGAGACGATTACAATCGAAACAATTTTAATGACAACAACGATCAAGATTGTATTGAATCCAGATGCATCTTCATAAATAACTTGCTGTTCACTATGCAAGAACCGGAGCTCCAGCAGTATTTCAACCAGGAAAGGATTAACGTCAAACAAGCGCGAATGTTGCGGAAACCGAATGGCCGAGCAACGGGCGAAGCTCTGGTAGAGTTCCAATCGCCTCAGGAAGCGGAAAAAGCTATGATGAGAAATTATTCGCAGATTAGCGGTCGAAAAGCATTTTTCAAGCGGTTAAGTCGGGATCATATTATGGAAATCATAAACCGATTCAATCAAGAGCCGGGACCGTTTGGTGGTGGCCCACGGTTTCCTCAAAGTGGACCTAGATTTGATAACAACAACTTTGGCggaagaaataattttaataaccaGAACTTTGGAAACAACGATTTCCGTGGtaataattttggaaacaatAACTTTAATAACCGAGGTTTTGGAAACAACAACTGGATGAATAACCAATTTGGAAACAATAATAACTTTGGAAATAACGCCAACCCAGGCAATTACGGGAACAATGAAGCTAACAATTCGGGCAATAGTTTTGATCAGTTTTCCAATAATGGAAACAATGACGCtaacaatttcaacaaaaacttttcaaataatgaaaatagcGAAGATGAACAtaatcttgaaaatgaaaaattttctgatAATTCTTCAAACAATCCGGATAGCCAGGATAAGTCCGAATGTGAAAGCCCGGAAGATAACAGTCAATCAAATGACGTTGTTGAGAGCACTGATTGTGTAGAAGAGCCTATGGAGAATGGTTCAGCGGAGGCAAATTCGAACAACAGTCCGAAGACTGATGCCCCAGAAGATCCCCCTGTTAGGCAACCAAATTCACACGATTCGGAACACACATTTGACTACAGTGAACCCACAATGGATGGTTTCAGTGTGCAAGATTCGGAAACATCTGAAGCCCCCAAAGAAGATCAATCCGAACAAGCCCAAGTAGACCATCAAGAACCCTCAGATCAAAACAGTCAGCGATCGGAAAAAGTTGAagataatcagcagcagcaacagcaacagcatcaACAagagcagcaacaacaacaacatccgaTCAGTGGCAACATCATGTCATTGGCAAACCTTCCATTCCGTGCATCAAACGAGgagattgtcaaatttttcggTCAGTACAACATAACTTTAGATGACGTGAAGAGGAAATATTTGCCGGATGGACGATCCACCGGCTACGCAATGGTTCGCTTCCGCAGCGCGAATGACGCAGAAAGTGCCCTCAAATCTCACCAGAAGCAAAGTATGCAGGGACGGACGGTACGGATGTGGATAATGGACGATTGA